The proteins below are encoded in one region of Microbispora sp. NBC_01189:
- a CDS encoding HNH endonuclease signature motif containing protein yields the protein MGSSSWVAVAAVGEAARVVALVPVPEDAGVCLAEAEELLAVRDRITSALAARVGRVHRAGEAKNHGHASTKLWLRSAGGMTPAGAGRLVTMGMELARLPQVRERFAEGGLPEGVVEAICMATAGLTDEQAATVERILLELANSAGAAEVAKAGRYLRAVLDPDGHEKDEQADFDRRFFRVRRRRGGGLEGEFYLPVEAAARLQHMLDVYAKPKAEGDDRPLSVRNADALIAFLENKIVTELLVLVNAESLPDDPPSATPSDDGEPTIEEPADEEPDEDPDEDPDEEPAGAEPGTRPSAVSPERTSTSPERTVTVPPAGDDRSAGEDGSSTVAPSAGDDTSPAAPSAASHAACRATSSAAAGAGAGASAASGAGADGQEPATGRAAAGSSPMDGPAAAWPHFDPTDSHERGDLRDCDDVQQGHADDPDDDSDDDPGTQEEGIERGHRRNRARPQQAPPQQAYAPDPPSEHDVPPGAEHGGDAWPGGDAWTGMGADAPPGSSPPGAGGNVPPGVWLRGLPGLILATGQLLPVVSVHRLARTSSLVRIVMNAAGQVLDMGRKVRLATPAQRRAVFARYATCWVDGCPLPATLCQVDHAENWCSGGLTDLKLLGPACQFHNRDRYRHPTHYTRRKIGDDRWAFTYRNPRITRRRL from the coding sequence ATGGGGTCGTCGTCGTGGGTGGCGGTGGCGGCTGTTGGTGAGGCGGCGCGGGTGGTGGCGTTGGTGCCGGTGCCTGAGGACGCGGGTGTGTGTCTGGCCGAGGCGGAGGAGTTGCTTGCGGTCCGTGATCGGATCACGTCGGCGTTGGCCGCCCGGGTCGGCCGGGTTCACCGGGCCGGGGAGGCGAAGAACCATGGGCATGCGTCCACGAAGTTGTGGTTGCGGTCCGCTGGGGGGATGACGCCTGCGGGGGCGGGCCGGTTGGTGACGATGGGGATGGAGTTGGCCCGTCTGCCGCAGGTGCGCGAGCGGTTCGCTGAGGGCGGCTTGCCCGAGGGGGTCGTGGAGGCGATCTGCATGGCCACCGCGGGGTTGACCGATGAGCAGGCGGCGACGGTTGAGCGGATTCTGCTGGAGTTGGCGAACTCGGCGGGTGCGGCGGAGGTGGCGAAGGCGGGGCGGTACCTACGCGCGGTGCTGGACCCCGACGGGCATGAGAAGGACGAGCAGGCGGATTTCGATCGCCGGTTCTTCCGGGTGCGCCGGCGGAGGGGCGGCGGGCTGGAGGGGGAGTTCTACCTGCCGGTGGAGGCCGCCGCGCGGTTGCAGCACATGCTGGACGTCTACGCCAAGCCGAAGGCTGAGGGTGATGACCGGCCGTTGAGTGTGCGGAACGCGGATGCGTTGATCGCGTTCTTGGAGAACAAGATCGTCACTGAGCTTCTGGTGCTGGTCAACGCCGAGTCTCTCCCCGACGACCCCCCAAGCGCCACTCCCTCCGACGACGGCGAGCCCACCATTGAGGAGCCCGCCGACGAAGAGCCAGACGAAGATCCAGACGAAGATCCAGACGAAGAGCCAGCGGGTGCGGAGCCGGGCACACGGCCATCGGCCGTCAGCCCCGAACGCACATCCACCAGCCCCGAACGCACAGTCACCGTGCCCCCGGCGGGCGATGATCGCTCAGCCGGCGAGGACGGTAGCTCGACCGTCGCGCCCTCCGCTGGAGACGACACCTCCCCTGCCGCGCCCAGTGCCGCCTCCCATGCCGCCTGCCGTGCCACCTCCAGTGCCGCCGCGGGTGCGGGCGCGGGCGCGAGTGCCGCCTCCGGTGCGGGCGCTGACGGGCAGGAGCCTGCCACCGGCCGCGCGGCCGCCGGTAGCTCGCCCATGGACGGTCCGGCTGCCGCCTGGCCGCACTTCGACCCCACCGACAGCCACGAGCGCGGCGACCTGCGCGACTGCGATGACGTCCAGCAGGGCCACGCTGACGACCCCGACGACGACTCTGACGACGACCCCGGCACTCAGGAAGAGGGCATCGAGCGAGGACACCGCAGAAACCGAGCGCGGCCGCAGCAGGCACCCCCACAGCAGGCGTATGCCCCTGATCCCCCATCGGAGCACGACGTCCCGCCGGGTGCGGAACACGGCGGCGACGCCTGGCCGGGAGGTGATGCCTGGACGGGGATGGGAGCCGATGCGCCGCCGGGGAGCAGTCCGCCGGGAGCGGGCGGCAATGTGCCGCCCGGGGTGTGGTTGCGGGGGTTGCCGGGGCTGATCCTGGCGACCGGGCAGCTGCTGCCCGTTGTCAGCGTGCACCGGCTGGCCCGCACCAGCAGCCTGGTGAGGATCGTGATGAACGCCGCCGGGCAGGTCCTGGACATGGGCCGCAAGGTCAGGTTGGCCACCCCGGCCCAGCGCCGGGCCGTCTTCGCCCGGTACGCCACCTGCTGGGTCGACGGCTGCCCCCTGCCCGCCACCCTCTGTCAAGTCGACCACGCCGAGAACTGGTGCAGCGGCGGGCTGACCGACCTCAAGCTGCTCGGGCCGGCCTGCCAGTTCCACAACCGCGACCGCTACCGCCACCCCACCCACTACACCCGCCGAAAGATCGGCGACGACCGCTGGGCCTTCACCTACCGCAACCCCCGAATCACCCGGCGGCGACTGTGA
- a CDS encoding DUF6069 family protein, whose amino-acid sequence MRTLVLRGGARVAAVAAEWSAAFGVVTHGRVQLELRDGEPGPVLGRDAGFWLRGTGVRALRNPGRRTARVRIVTLSDQRRHPPVNTPHTSANGHRRNDMDSMNDTGVPAGPASGQAGRTHPLRRLAGTGLVAMLVAMAATTLAAALARAVGVGFAIPDGGETIPLPGFAVVTGFFSLAGIVIAVAFLRWSARPAERFVWTAVSLTAISLVPPLLAGANTATTIALLGLHIVPATVMIPTLARTLRTWAD is encoded by the coding sequence GTGCGGACGCTCGTGCTGCGCGGTGGCGCGCGTGTCGCGGCCGTCGCGGCCGAGTGGTCCGCCGCGTTCGGCGTCGTCACCCACGGGCGGGTGCAGCTGGAGCTGCGCGACGGCGAACCCGGGCCGGTCCTCGGACGCGACGCGGGGTTCTGGCTCCGCGGCACCGGCGTCCGCGCCCTGCGCAACCCCGGACGTCGTACGGCGAGGGTGCGCATCGTCACCCTCAGTGACCAACGCCGTCACCCGCCAGTCAACACACCCCATACATCGGCTAACGGACACAGGAGGAATGACATGGACAGCATGAACGACACCGGGGTCCCGGCGGGCCCGGCGTCGGGCCAGGCCGGCCGCACCCACCCACTCCGCAGGCTCGCCGGCACCGGCCTCGTCGCCATGCTCGTAGCGATGGCGGCCACCACCCTCGCCGCCGCGCTTGCCCGGGCCGTCGGCGTCGGCTTCGCGATCCCCGATGGTGGCGAGACGATTCCGTTGCCCGGATTCGCCGTGGTGACCGGTTTCTTCTCGCTCGCGGGCATCGTCATCGCGGTCGCTTTTCTCCGCTGGAGCGCTCGCCCCGCCGAGCGATTCGTGTGGACGGCGGTGTCGCTGACCGCGATCTCGTTGGTCCCGCCCCTCCTCGCAGGGGCGAACACCGCCACCACCATCGCCCTCCTCGGGCTACACATCGTCCCTGCGACGGTGATGATCCCGACTCTGGCGCGGACCCTCCGCACCTGGGCCGATTGA
- a CDS encoding RNA polymerase subunit sigma-70 yields the protein MGVDTRLEELGVSGLDTSGLGGVDEPAFTGMAERHRRELHVHCYRMLGSFEDAEDTVQETFLRAWRRRETFEGRSTFRAWLYRIATNACLDLLARCRPEPVTGGEVLWLQPYPDRLLDELPAGDANEPETVAVARETIELAYLVAVQHLAPRPRAVLILRDVLGWPAKDVAELLGDSVNSVNSALQRARAGMREHLPAERQDWTGGEEDAGTRELVRRFTDASVATDIAGLTALLRDDVRCSMPPTPGLCVGRDAVVKDWVESGFEGMKHLRAVPTSVNRQPAVAFYQWRKREDAYLPLTIDVLRVTGGLITEVVIFHDDRFPQLGLPERLPADGTE from the coding sequence ATGGGTGTGGACACGCGGCTGGAGGAGCTGGGCGTGAGCGGGCTGGACACGAGCGGTTTGGGCGGGGTCGACGAGCCGGCGTTCACGGGGATGGCGGAGCGGCACCGGCGGGAGCTGCACGTGCACTGCTACCGGATGCTCGGGTCGTTCGAGGACGCCGAGGACACCGTGCAGGAGACGTTCCTCCGTGCCTGGCGCCGGCGGGAGACCTTCGAGGGGCGGTCGACGTTCCGGGCCTGGCTGTACCGGATCGCCACCAACGCCTGCCTGGACCTGCTCGCCAGGTGCCGCCCGGAGCCCGTGACCGGCGGCGAGGTGCTGTGGCTGCAGCCCTACCCGGACCGGCTGCTCGACGAGCTGCCCGCGGGCGACGCGAACGAGCCGGAGACCGTCGCCGTCGCGCGGGAGACGATCGAGCTGGCCTACCTGGTCGCCGTACAGCACCTCGCGCCGCGCCCGCGCGCCGTGCTGATCCTCCGGGACGTGCTCGGCTGGCCGGCGAAGGACGTCGCGGAGCTCCTCGGCGACTCCGTCAACTCCGTGAACAGCGCGCTGCAGCGGGCCCGCGCCGGCATGCGGGAGCACCTGCCGGCCGAGCGGCAGGACTGGACCGGCGGCGAGGAGGACGCCGGGACGCGCGAGCTGGTGCGCCGCTTCACCGACGCCAGCGTGGCCACGGACATCGCCGGGCTCACCGCACTGCTGCGGGACGACGTCCGCTGTTCGATGCCGCCCACGCCCGGCCTGTGCGTCGGCCGTGACGCGGTGGTGAAGGACTGGGTCGAGAGCGGTTTCGAGGGCATGAAGCACCTGCGCGCCGTCCCCACCTCCGTGAACCGGCAGCCCGCCGTCGCCTTCTACCAGTGGCGGAAGCGGGAGGACGCGTATCTGCCGCTGACGATCGACGTCCTGCGCGTCACCGGCGGGCTGATCACCGAGGTCGTCATCTTCCACGATGACAGGTTCCCGCAGCTCGGGCTGCCGGAGCGCCTGCCGGCGGACGGCACAGAGTAG
- a CDS encoding 4a-hydroxytetrahydrobiopterin dehydratase, translating to MYEASEWRREGDTIRRTVAARDFRTAIAIVNDIAEQAEALNHHPDIDIRWRTLHLALTTHDAGGLTDLDYKLAARIDAIVADHEAGSPQS from the coding sequence ATGTACGAGGCTTCCGAGTGGCGCCGCGAGGGTGACACGATCCGCAGGACCGTCGCCGCCCGCGACTTCCGTACGGCCATCGCGATCGTCAACGACATCGCGGAGCAGGCCGAGGCGCTGAACCACCATCCCGACATCGACATCCGGTGGCGCACCCTGCACCTGGCGTTGACCACCCACGACGCGGGTGGTCTCACCGACCTCGACTACAAACTCGCCGCCCGCATCGACGCCATAGTCGCCGATCACGAGGCGGGATCCCCCCAGTCCTGA
- a CDS encoding class II aldolase/adducin family protein, whose product MDEQVNEQTDEQVDGRMDGRMDELRRELCEYGRRAADLGLVVGTSGNLSARKGDLVVVTPSGVALDRLRPEDCPVLDLTGRVVDGGTRPSSETPTHLALYEATSARAVVHTHSVFATVVASTMTELPPIHYNTLLLGGTVRVAPYATYGTPELARGVLAAIEGRKAALMASHGAVTIGNGLEQAFEATRLLEWLCEVYVRALGVGRPAVLTEDQLTAVIERALAG is encoded by the coding sequence GTGGATGAGCAGGTGAATGAGCAGACGGACGAGCAGGTAGACGGGCGGATGGACGGGCGGATGGACGAGTTGCGGCGCGAGCTGTGCGAGTACGGCCGCAGGGCGGCGGATCTCGGCCTGGTCGTCGGAACCTCGGGCAACCTGAGCGCCCGGAAGGGTGACCTGGTCGTCGTCACTCCGTCGGGAGTCGCGCTCGACCGGCTCCGGCCCGAGGACTGCCCGGTCCTCGACCTCACCGGCCGGGTCGTGGACGGCGGCACCAGGCCCTCCTCGGAGACGCCGACGCATCTCGCGTTGTACGAGGCGACCTCCGCGCGGGCCGTGGTCCACACGCACTCGGTCTTCGCGACCGTCGTCGCCTCCACCATGACCGAACTGCCGCCGATCCACTACAACACGCTGCTGCTCGGCGGCACGGTCCGGGTCGCCCCGTACGCGACGTACGGCACGCCGGAACTGGCCCGGGGCGTCCTCGCCGCGATCGAGGGCAGGAAGGCGGCCCTGATGGCCAGTCACGGTGCGGTGACGATCGGGAACGGCCTGGAGCAGGCGTTCGAGGCGACCCGCCTGCTCGAATGGCTGTGCGAGGTCTACGTCCGCGCCCTGGGGGTGGGCCGGCCCGCGGTTCTCACCGAGGACCAGCTCACGGCCGTGATCGAACGCGCGCTCGCCGGCTGA